A part of Candidatus Rokuibacteriota bacterium genomic DNA contains:
- a CDS encoding YggT family protein has translation RFLYRATEPVLRPIRHRLPVWQIGLDLSPVIVILLIYFLQQFLVSVLYQIARMMA, from the coding sequence CGCTTTCTCTACCGGGCCACCGAACCGGTCCTCCGCCCCATCCGGCATCGCCTTCCGGTCTGGCAGATCGGGCTGGACCTCTCACCGGTGATCGTCATCCTGCTCATCTACTTCCTCCAGCAGTTCCTCGTGTCCGTCCTCTACCAGATCGCCCGCATGATGGCCTGA